GGACGCCGCGGGGGGTGCGGCTGACGGAGGTGGGGGAGGTGTTCCTGGAGCACGCCCGCCGCACGCTCGCCGCCGCGGACGGGGCCATGGCGGCGGCCCGCGCAGCGGCGAAGGGCGAGGTGGCGGCTGCGGGTCGCGCCGCCGGACTACGGCGAGCGGACGCGCCAGGCCGCCGCGGCGCTGGACCGCTTCCGTGGCGCCCACCCGGCGGTCGCGGTGGAGCTGGTTCCCGTCCCGTGGGTGGAGCACGTGGCGGCGCTGCGGGCCGCGACCATCGACGTGGGCTTCGGCGTGGCCGCCTCCACGCACGACTACCCGGAAGGAGTTACCGCCACGACTATCGCGGAGGAGCCGCTTCGCTCGGCCATGCTCCCGGCCGGGCACCCGCTCGCGCGCCGGCGGACCCTCGCCCGCGCGGACCTGGCCCCGCTCCCGATGGTGCTCTCCGAGCGAGCCGCCATTCCCTCGCTGTACGACGCCATCGTCGGCGCCATGCGCCGCGCCGGCCGCGAGCCGAAGGTGGTGACCGCACCCGGGAGCTTCGCCAGCGTGGTGCAGCTCGTGGCGGGGGGAGCGGGGTGGGCCGCGGTGCTGGACTCCATCCGCGGGGGCGCTCCCGCCGGCACGGCCGTGCGCCCGGTCCGCGACCTCAAGGCCGCGCTGGAGTTCCACGTGCTGCGGCGAAGCGGCCCCGGGGAGGCGCTCGCGGCCGCGTTCGTGGACTGCATCGACCCTGCCGGGGAGTAGCAGGAAACGAAAAAGCCCGCGGGACGGCGCAGTGCCGTTCCGCGGGTTTTCGCAGTGGAGCGTATCGGGTTCGAACCGATGACCTTCCGCTTGCAAAGCGGATGCTCTCCCAGCTGAGCTAACGCCCCATCACAGGCCACAAATGTAACGCTTCCGGGGGTTTCCCGTCAACCGGGAGCGGGCGCATCCCGCCCTCGCGTGTTGCCCGGCGGAACCCGCGGCGGCATAATCAGTATGGAACCGGCGCGGCCGCATTCGCCGCCCGTACTTCGCGCCCCTGAACCCGTATCCCGCTGCACATGATCCCGTCGCTGCTGACCCGCAAGATCGAGAAGCTGCCGCCCGAGGTGCGCCTCGAAGGGCGGATCCTCTTCCTGGTGGACGACCCGGAGCTGGTCCGCCGGCAGCTGGAGGGGGAGGACGTCGAGCTCACGGACGAGGTCCGCGCGAAGCTCCGCGACAACATCTCCACCGACGAGATCACCCCGGCGTACATCTGCTACTACTTCGACGAGACGCTGGGCGAGTTCCCCTACCTGGGGCTCAAGGCGGGGGACGAGTTCCCGATCAAGCAGGGGAGCGTGAAGAAGGGCGGATTCGTGGCCTCCGTCTCCGGGAGGCGCCGCGGCAAGGGCTCCTCGCGCGAGCAGAGCCCGTACGCAGAGATGATGGCCGGGATCCGCGTGGTGATCGCCGAGAACATCGAGCGCATCTACCGCGAGAACTGCCAGAACCTCGGCGTGCTCACCAGCACCAACTTCGAGCTGATCGAGAGGATCCGCCGCGGCGAGACGATCCCCCTCTCCGAGTTCACGGACGGGGCGGACGAGATCACCCGCGGGATCATCGAGCACGGCGGGCTCTTCAACTACAACGTCGCCCGGCTCCAGGGCCTCGTCCGCACCCCGCCCGTGGCCTGCCACCGTACGATGCCCGGCGACGCGCCCGCGCCCTCCGACGCGCTCGAGCTGCGACAGCTGCGCGGCAGCGGCGAGCAGGACGTTCCGGAGCCGGACGCCCCGGGCGTCGGCAACGTCACGGAGGTGCAGGCCACGTCCACGTCCAACGTCGGCAGCGACTCGCTGGGCGCGCCGGAGGGCCGCGCGCACGCACCCGGGCGGCGGCCCATGACCATCGCGGAGAAGATCTTCGCCCGGCACTGGATCACCGACCTGTCCCGCGGCGAGATGGGTGTGCCCTGGGTGCAGCCGGGCGACTCCGGCTTCGTCCAGACGGACATCCGCTTCTCGCACGAGTACGTCACCCCCATGTCCGCCATCTTCTTCGAGCGGTACGTGGGCGAGGACGAGCGGGTGCTGGAGCCGGAGTCGATCCTCTTCTTCCGCGACCACCTCACCTTCCTTAAGGACGCCATGTCGCCCGAGCGCGTGCAGCTCGGCCTGCTCGACGTGGCGAACCAGCTCGAGGTGAAGCAGCGCCAGTTCGCGGAGAAGCAGGGGGTGCGCCTCTACGGCGAGCTGGGGCACGGCAAGCACGGATCCGAGGCC
The sequence above is drawn from the Longimicrobiaceae bacterium genome and encodes:
- a CDS encoding LysR family substrate-binding domain-containing protein, which encodes MRVAPPDYGERTRQAAAALDRFRGAHPAVAVELVPVPWVEHVAALRAATIDVGFGVAASTHDYPEGVTATTIAEEPLRSAMLPAGHPLARRRTLARADLAPLPMVLSERAAIPSLYDAIVGAMRRAGREPKVVTAPGSFASVVQLVAGGAGWAAVLDSIRGGAPAGTAVRPVRDLKAALEFHVLRRSGPGEALAAAFVDCIDPAGE
- a CDS encoding aconitase family protein; the encoded protein is MIPSLLTRKIEKLPPEVRLEGRILFLVDDPELVRRQLEGEDVELTDEVRAKLRDNISTDEITPAYICYYFDETLGEFPYLGLKAGDEFPIKQGSVKKGGFVASVSGRRRGKGSSREQSPYAEMMAGIRVVIAENIERIYRENCQNLGVLTSTNFELIERIRRGETIPLSEFTDGADEITRGIIEHGGLFNYNVARLQGLVRTPPVACHRTMPGDAPAPSDALELRQLRGSGEQDVPEPDAPGVGNVTEVQATSTSNVGSDSLGAPEGRAHAPGRRPMTIAEKIFARHWITDLSRGEMGVPWVQPGDSGFVQTDIRFSHEYVTPMSAIFFERYVGEDERVLEPESILFFRDHLTFLKDAMSPERVQLGLLDVANQLEVKQRQFAEKQGVRLYGELGHGKHGSEAICHSKILEEYALPGHVIIGSDSHTPHAGAVGCVAFGVGTTAIVNSWITRDVRVEVPRSFRVVVHGEKPENVSAKDFMLEILRHPYIKDGHAIGQIIEYAGPAVEALSVDERATMTNMAAEVGAFTGIVAPDAKTVEYLVEQRGMDRAEAERLVEGLFSDEGAEYVTTIEIDASTLRPMIALPGDPGNGLNVDELGDEVRIDIAYAGSCTAGKKEDMDMYARVLREYHERGVRKPEQVQLYIQCGSQEVYAYCQEQGYDRLFEEVGATFIEPSCGACINAGPGVSRKPTDITISAINRNFPGRSGPGQLYLASPYTVAASAMEGRIVAWEPQDELAGV